One genomic region from Pyxicephalus adspersus chromosome 1, UCB_Pads_2.0, whole genome shotgun sequence encodes:
- the HIKESHI gene encoding protein Hikeshi, with translation MFGCLVAGRLVQTDAQQIAEDKFVFNLPDYESINHVVVFMLGTIPFPERMGGSVYISYPDLNGMPVWQLLGFITNEKPSAIFKISGLKSGVGGQHPFGAMTLPQTPSVAQIGISVELLEQLAQQTPVANAAVSNVDSFTQFTQKMLDNFYNFATSFAISQAQMTPSPSEVFIPANVVLKWYENFQRRLAQNPFFWKT, from the exons ATGTTCGGCTGCCTGGTAGCCGGGAGGCTG GTGCAGACTGATGCCCAGCAAATAGCAGAAGATAAGTTTGTCTTCAACCTTCCTGACTATGAAAGCATCAACCATGTGGTGGTGTTCATGCTGGGGACCATCCCATTCCCGGAGAGGATGGGAGGTTCCGTCTACATCTCATATCCTGATCTCAATGGCATGCCTGTATGGCAGCTGCTCGGCTTTATTACCAATGAAAAGCCCAGTGCCATCTTCAAAATATCTGGCCTAAAATCTG GGGTGGGTGGCCAGCACCCGTTTGGAGCCATGACTTTGCCTCAGACCCCTTCGGTGGCACAGATAGGAATCTCTGTGGAATTGCTTGAGCAGCTGGCACAGCAGACCCCAGTAGCCAATGCGGCTGTGTCAAACGTGGACTCCTTTACCCAG ttcACTCAGAAAATGTTGGACAACTTCTATAATTTTGCCACATCATTTGCCATATCCCAAGCACAGATGACCCCTAGCCCTTCAGAAGTCTTTATACCAGCCAACGTGGTTCTCAAATG